From Sphingopyxis sp. USTB-05, the proteins below share one genomic window:
- a CDS encoding SDR family NAD(P)-dependent oxidoreductase, which yields MGALDGKVAIITGAGSGIGRASALRFAAEGAKLVIGDKTAAVHDTAKLVKDAGGEVIALEIDAGIEADVASLVAAAKENFGGLDVAFANAGIIGDMGGIFDFDPAAWAETLRVNLIGPALMVKHAGKAMVDQGRGGAIVLTASVAGLNSGAGPGAYSASKAGVINLAKVAAQQLSTSGVRVNAVCPGLTETGMTKPTFDYAKAKEVTHKLGQLNPLRRAAQPEELANVALFLASDQASYINGQAIAVDGGLTSSHPVTRQLLGQTSH from the coding sequence ATGGGCGCATTGGACGGCAAGGTTGCGATCATTACCGGTGCGGGCAGCGGCATCGGCCGCGCGAGCGCGCTGCGCTTCGCCGCCGAGGGCGCGAAACTCGTCATCGGCGACAAGACGGCAGCGGTGCACGACACGGCGAAGCTGGTGAAGGATGCCGGCGGCGAGGTGATAGCGCTGGAGATCGACGCCGGGATCGAAGCAGACGTAGCTTCGCTCGTCGCGGCCGCAAAAGAGAATTTCGGCGGGCTCGACGTTGCGTTCGCCAATGCCGGGATCATCGGCGACATGGGGGGAATCTTCGATTTCGACCCCGCCGCCTGGGCCGAAACGCTGCGCGTCAACCTGATCGGCCCCGCGCTGATGGTGAAGCACGCCGGCAAGGCGATGGTCGATCAGGGTCGTGGCGGCGCGATCGTGCTGACCGCGAGCGTCGCGGGCCTGAACTCCGGCGCGGGCCCCGGCGCCTACTCGGCGTCGAAGGCGGGCGTTATCAATCTCGCCAAGGTCGCGGCACAGCAATTGTCGACGAGCGGCGTGCGCGTCAACGCGGTGTGCCCCGGCCTCACCGAAACCGGGATGACCAAACCGACCTTCGATTATGCCAAGGCGAAAGAGGTGACGCACAAGCTCGGCCAGCTCAACCCGCTCCGCCGTGCGGCGCAGCCCGAGGAACTCGCCAATGTCGCGCTGTTCCTTGCGAGCGACCAGGCAAGCTATATCAATGGACAGGCTATTGCCGTCGACGGCGGTCTGACAAGTTCGCATCCGGTCACGCGCCAGCTATTGGGGCAGACATCGCACTGA
- a CDS encoding SDR family NAD(P)-dependent oxidoreductase, translated as MSLFDMSGQVALITGSSRGIGRATAEAMAEQGAKVVISSRKQDACDQAAAEINAKFGEGTAIAIAANISSKDDLQNLVDEARATFGKITALVCNAASNPYYGPGLGISDDQFRKIMDNNILSNHWLITMVAPEMLERGEGSITIISSIGGLKGSPIIGAYGISKAADMQVARNFSVEFGPRGVRVNCIAPGLIRTDMARALWENPENLKRSTAASTLKRIGEPHEIAGAAVFLASKAGAFTTGQTIVCDGGATISGGA; from the coding sequence ATGAGCCTGTTCGACATGAGCGGCCAGGTGGCTTTGATCACCGGATCGTCGCGCGGTATCGGCAGGGCGACGGCCGAGGCCATGGCCGAACAGGGTGCGAAGGTCGTGATTTCGAGCCGCAAGCAGGATGCGTGCGACCAGGCGGCGGCCGAGATCAATGCGAAGTTCGGCGAAGGCACCGCGATCGCGATTGCCGCGAACATCTCTTCGAAAGACGATCTTCAGAATCTGGTGGACGAGGCGCGCGCAACCTTTGGCAAGATCACCGCGCTGGTCTGCAACGCCGCGTCCAACCCCTATTATGGCCCCGGCCTTGGGATCAGCGACGACCAGTTTCGCAAGATCATGGACAATAATATCCTGTCCAACCACTGGCTGATCACGATGGTCGCGCCCGAAATGCTCGAACGTGGCGAGGGTTCGATCACTATCATCAGCTCGATCGGTGGGCTCAAGGGATCGCCGATCATCGGTGCCTATGGGATTTCGAAGGCCGCCGACATGCAGGTCGCGCGAAATTTCTCGGTCGAGTTCGGACCGCGCGGGGTGCGCGTCAATTGCATCGCGCCCGGCCTGATCCGCACCGACATGGCGCGCGCATTGTGGGAAAATCCGGAGAATCTCAAACGATCGACGGCCGCTTCGACGCTAAAGCGGATCGGCGAACCGCACGAGATCGCGGGCGCTGCGGTCTTCCTCGCCAGCAAGGCGGGAGCATTCACCACCGGCCAGACCATCGTGTGCGATGGCGGAGCCACGATTTCGGGAGGCGCATGA
- a CDS encoding phosphotransferase family protein: MTLDAQKAFSGTVAPEGADVLDEAKLTAWMEANVEGFEGPLTQHKFAGGQSNPTYKISAPSGNYVLRRKPYGQLLPSAHAVDREYKVQAGLYKAGFPVARQYGLCTDDSVTGSWFYVMGMVDGHTIWDGAMPGSTPENRRATYEAMIDTLAALHAVDVEAAGLSDFGKPGNYFGRQVDRWTKQYRLAETETMDEMERLIEWLPATLPEQTRTSVVHGDYRIDNMIFAKDRPEVLAVLDWELSTLGDPLADFTYVAMAWVTENGGRSGVSDLDRKALGIPELDEMVERYCAATGRDGVPDMNWYFAYNFFRLAGIIQGIKKRVIEGTASSQHAKDMSERVRPLAEKAWEFAKKAGA; this comes from the coding sequence ATGACGCTCGACGCGCAAAAGGCGTTCAGCGGCACCGTCGCGCCCGAGGGCGCCGATGTGCTCGACGAGGCGAAGCTGACCGCGTGGATGGAAGCCAATGTAGAAGGTTTCGAAGGTCCGCTGACCCAGCATAAATTCGCCGGCGGCCAGTCGAACCCGACGTACAAGATCAGCGCGCCGTCGGGCAATTATGTCCTGCGGCGCAAACCCTATGGCCAGTTGCTTCCCTCGGCGCATGCGGTCGACCGCGAATATAAGGTGCAGGCGGGACTGTATAAGGCGGGCTTCCCCGTCGCGCGCCAATATGGGCTTTGCACCGATGACAGCGTCACCGGCAGCTGGTTCTATGTGATGGGGATGGTCGACGGCCATACGATCTGGGACGGCGCGATGCCGGGGTCGACCCCCGAAAACCGCCGCGCGACCTATGAGGCGATGATCGACACTCTCGCCGCGCTACATGCGGTCGATGTCGAAGCGGCGGGGCTGTCCGATTTCGGCAAGCCCGGCAATTATTTCGGTCGTCAAGTCGATCGCTGGACCAAGCAATATCGCCTCGCCGAAACCGAAACGATGGACGAGATGGAGCGGCTGATCGAATGGCTGCCCGCCACCTTGCCTGAACAGACGCGCACCAGCGTCGTCCATGGCGATTATCGCATCGACAATATGATCTTTGCCAAGGACCGGCCCGAAGTGCTCGCGGTGCTCGACTGGGAATTGTCGACGCTGGGCGATCCGCTCGCCGATTTCACCTATGTCGCCATGGCGTGGGTCACCGAGAATGGCGGGCGCTCCGGCGTTTCCGACCTTGATCGCAAGGCGCTCGGCATCCCCGAGCTCGACGAGATGGTCGAACGTTATTGCGCCGCCACCGGCCGCGATGGCGTGCCCGACATGAACTGGTATTTCGCCTATAATTTCTTCCGCCTCGCGGGCATCATCCAGGGCATCAAGAAGCGCGTGATCGAGGGAACCGCCTCGTCGCAGCACGCCAAGGATATGTCCGAACGCGTCCGTCCGCTCGCCGAGAAAGCGTGGGAATTCGCGAAGAAAGCCGGCGCATGA
- a CDS encoding Zn-dependent alcohol dehydrogenase — translation MTKAAILIEPGKPLSIEDVVVADCGPHEVRIRTAACGLCHSDLHFIDGAYPHPLPAIPGHEAAGIVEAVGSEVRTVKVGDAVVTCLSAFCGHCEFCVSGRMSLCMGGDTRRAAGSAPRITRPDGSPVNQMLNLSAFSETMLVHEHACVAIDPEMPLDRAAVIGCAVTTGAGTIFNACKVTPGETVAVVGCGGVGLATINAAKIAGAGRIIAADPVPEKRALAVKLGATDVVDALADDAAKQILELTKGGVDHAIEAVGRPASASLAVASLRRGGTATILGMMPLSEKVGLSAMDLLSGKKLQGAIMGGNRFPVDIPRLVDFYLRGLLDLDSIVAETIPLAKVNEGFDKMRKGDAARSVIVFDQ, via the coding sequence GTGACCAAAGCCGCGATTCTGATCGAGCCGGGCAAGCCGCTGTCGATCGAGGATGTCGTCGTCGCCGACTGCGGTCCGCATGAGGTGCGCATCCGCACCGCCGCATGCGGGCTCTGCCATTCGGACCTGCATTTCATCGACGGCGCCTATCCGCACCCCCTCCCCGCCATCCCCGGCCATGAAGCCGCGGGCATCGTCGAGGCGGTCGGCAGCGAAGTTCGCACGGTCAAGGTCGGCGACGCGGTCGTCACCTGCCTGTCGGCATTCTGCGGGCATTGCGAGTTTTGCGTCAGCGGGCGGATGTCATTGTGCATGGGCGGCGACACGCGCCGGGCCGCCGGATCGGCACCGCGGATCACGCGTCCCGACGGGTCGCCGGTGAACCAGATGCTCAACCTTTCGGCCTTTTCGGAGACGATGCTCGTCCACGAACATGCCTGCGTCGCGATCGACCCCGAAATGCCGCTCGACCGCGCCGCCGTCATCGGCTGCGCAGTGACGACGGGCGCGGGCACGATCTTCAACGCGTGCAAGGTGACGCCGGGTGAAACCGTCGCCGTCGTCGGTTGCGGCGGCGTGGGGCTCGCGACGATCAACGCCGCGAAGATCGCGGGCGCGGGGCGCATCATCGCCGCCGACCCGGTTCCCGAAAAGCGGGCGCTGGCGGTCAAGCTCGGCGCGACCGACGTCGTCGACGCACTCGCCGACGATGCCGCGAAGCAAATTCTGGAGCTGACCAAGGGCGGCGTCGACCATGCGATCGAAGCCGTCGGGCGGCCTGCGTCGGCAAGCCTAGCGGTCGCTTCGCTGCGCCGCGGCGGCACCGCGACGATCCTTGGCATGATGCCCCTGTCCGAGAAGGTCGGGCTGAGCGCGATGGACCTGCTGTCGGGCAAGAAATTGCAGGGCGCGATCATGGGGGGCAACCGCTTCCCGGTCGACATTCCGCGCCTCGTCGATTTTTATCTCCGCGGCCTGCTCGACCTCGACTCGATCGTCGCCGAGACGATCCCGCTCGCGAAGGTCAACGAAGGGTTCGACAAGATGAGGAAGGGCGACGCCGCACGGTCGGTGATCGTATTCGACCAATGA
- a CDS encoding acyl-CoA dehydrogenase family protein: MDFDLTDRQVYWRDRVRDFIERKVRPAVPTYYEQDKAGDRWKVIQVVEDLKAEAKEAGIWNLFMPPKSAAHHHVDETFEFEGPGLSNLEYALCAEEMGRVGFASEVFNCSAPDTGNMEVFHRYGTRAQKEKYLGRLMNGEIRSAFLMTEPRVASSDATNIETRIERDGDDYVINGTKWWSSGAGDPRCEIAIVMGKTDFAAKRHAQQSMVLMPLNAPGVNILRHLPVFGYDDAPHGHMEIELKDVRVNAEEAMLLGEGRGFEIAQGRLGPGRIHHCMRTIGVAEEAIAKMAKRLQSRVAFGKKVAEYSIWEHRLARARIDIEMTRLLCLKAADMMDKVGNKTAAAEIAMIKVQAPNMALKIIDDAIQAHGGAGVSEDFGLAKAYAHQRTLRLADGPDEVHERAIARIEFAKHSEASQPGFSSGDIGVSR; encoded by the coding sequence ATGGACTTCGATCTCACCGACCGGCAGGTCTATTGGCGCGACCGGGTCCGCGACTTCATCGAGCGCAAGGTTCGCCCTGCGGTCCCGACCTATTACGAGCAGGACAAGGCTGGCGATCGCTGGAAAGTCATTCAGGTGGTCGAGGATCTGAAGGCCGAGGCGAAAGAAGCCGGCATCTGGAACCTGTTCATGCCGCCCAAATCCGCTGCGCACCATCATGTCGACGAGACGTTCGAGTTCGAGGGGCCCGGCCTCTCCAACCTCGAATATGCGCTGTGCGCCGAGGAAATGGGTCGCGTTGGCTTTGCGAGCGAGGTGTTCAACTGCTCGGCGCCCGACACCGGCAATATGGAAGTCTTCCATCGCTACGGAACGCGCGCGCAGAAGGAAAAATATCTCGGCCGGTTGATGAATGGCGAGATCCGTTCGGCCTTTCTGATGACCGAGCCGCGCGTCGCATCGTCCGACGCGACCAATATCGAAACACGCATCGAGCGCGACGGTGACGATTATGTGATCAACGGCACCAAATGGTGGTCGTCGGGCGCCGGCGATCCGCGCTGCGAAATCGCGATCGTGATGGGCAAGACCGACTTTGCCGCCAAGCGCCACGCGCAGCAGTCGATGGTGCTGATGCCGCTCAACGCGCCGGGCGTGAACATCCTGCGCCACCTGCCCGTATTCGGTTATGACGATGCGCCGCACGGCCATATGGAAATCGAGCTGAAGGATGTCCGCGTCAACGCCGAGGAAGCGATGCTGCTCGGCGAAGGCCGCGGCTTCGAGATCGCGCAGGGGCGCCTTGGGCCGGGCCGCATCCACCATTGCATGCGCACGATCGGTGTGGCGGAAGAAGCGATTGCGAAGATGGCGAAGCGGCTGCAGTCGCGCGTCGCCTTTGGCAAGAAGGTCGCCGAATATAGCATCTGGGAACATCGCCTGGCCCGCGCGCGCATCGACATTGAGATGACGCGGTTGCTGTGCCTGAAGGCCGCCGACATGATGGACAAGGTCGGCAACAAGACCGCCGCCGCCGAGATTGCGATGATTAAGGTGCAGGCGCCGAACATGGCGCTGAAGATCATCGACGATGCGATCCAGGCGCATGGCGGCGCGGGCGTGTCGGAAGATTTCGGGCTCGCCAAGGCCTATGCGCATCAGCGCACGCTGCGGCTCGCCGACGGTCCCGACGAAGTGCATGAACGCGCGATCGCCCGGATCGAATTCGCCAAGCATAGCGAAGCGAGCCAGCCCGGCTTCTCGTCGGGCGACATCGGCGTTTCGCGTTAA
- a CDS encoding MFS transporter — protein sequence MSAASVAAPKAERLPVWLKVTHGLGSIAYGVKDNGFSTFLLLFYNQVIGLDAGIVGAAIMVALIADAFVDPVIGELTDRTRSRWGRRLPWLYGAPIPLAIAWMLLWSPPEMSDTMTVAWLIGLAIVVRSLVSMCEVPSVAIVPELTADYDERTAVMRFRFLFGWGGGLVILLLAYGVFFGGAKGLVDPDGYFPYALAGALMMSGAVLISAAGQHKRIAVSNLADVKPPTTLRHIVRDMRDTLSNRAFLWLVFAALFGYVNQGITFSMNNYLLGFFWQFTQGEMIAYVFLLFGTMVAAFLLVAPLSAKLGKRDGAILAGAVALLVNSGIYFAWIQGVFPGLPGKPSVAAMFALVFISNTFSIMLMILSSSMMADVVEASQSETGRRSEGLFFAGFFFMQKCATGIGIFAAGLILSFAAFPANAKPGEVGSDVLGNLALGYALSVLVIGTLGLIVMRKFPISRADHEARLALLGDAARAEPDASGAHP from the coding sequence GTGAGCGCTGCAAGCGTCGCGGCGCCGAAAGCCGAGCGCCTGCCCGTCTGGCTGAAGGTCACCCACGGGCTCGGCAGCATCGCTTACGGCGTCAAGGACAACGGCTTTTCGACCTTTCTGCTGCTCTTCTACAATCAGGTGATCGGGCTCGACGCCGGTATCGTCGGCGCCGCGATCATGGTCGCGCTGATCGCCGACGCTTTCGTCGATCCCGTGATCGGCGAGCTCACCGACCGGACGCGCAGCCGCTGGGGCCGCCGCCTGCCCTGGCTTTACGGCGCGCCGATCCCGCTCGCGATCGCGTGGATGCTGCTGTGGAGCCCGCCCGAGATGAGCGACACGATGACCGTCGCCTGGCTGATCGGCCTTGCGATCGTCGTCCGCTCGCTGGTGTCGATGTGCGAAGTCCCCTCGGTCGCGATCGTGCCCGAACTCACCGCCGACTATGACGAGCGAACCGCGGTGATGCGCTTTCGCTTCCTGTTCGGCTGGGGCGGCGGGCTCGTCATCCTGCTGCTCGCCTATGGCGTCTTTTTCGGTGGCGCGAAGGGGCTCGTCGATCCCGACGGCTATTTCCCCTATGCGCTCGCCGGCGCGCTGATGATGTCGGGCGCGGTGCTGATCTCCGCCGCCGGGCAGCACAAAAGGATCGCCGTGTCGAACCTCGCCGATGTGAAACCGCCGACGACGCTGCGTCATATCGTGCGCGACATGCGCGACACGCTGTCGAACCGCGCCTTCCTTTGGCTCGTCTTCGCGGCGCTGTTCGGATATGTGAATCAAGGCATCACCTTCTCGATGAACAATTATCTGCTCGGCTTTTTCTGGCAGTTCACGCAGGGTGAGATGATCGCCTATGTCTTCCTGCTTTTCGGGACGATGGTCGCGGCCTTTTTGCTGGTCGCGCCGCTCTCGGCAAAGCTCGGGAAGCGCGACGGCGCGATCCTTGCGGGCGCGGTCGCGCTGCTCGTCAACAGCGGCATCTATTTCGCGTGGATCCAGGGTGTCTTCCCCGGCCTGCCCGGCAAGCCGAGCGTCGCGGCGATGTTCGCACTCGTGTTCATATCCAACACCTTCTCGATCATGCTGATGATCCTGTCCTCGTCGATGATGGCCGATGTGGTCGAAGCGTCGCAGAGCGAGACGGGGCGCCGGTCGGAGGGGCTGTTCTTCGCCGGCTTTTTCTTCATGCAGAAATGCGCGACCGGCATCGGCATTTTTGCCGCGGGGCTGATCCTGTCCTTCGCGGCCTTTCCGGCGAATGCGAAGCCGGGCGAGGTCGGCAGCGACGTGCTCGGCAATCTCGCGCTCGGCTATGCGCTCTCGGTGCTCGTCATCGGCACGCTGGGGCTGATCGTGATGCGCAAATTCCCGATCTCGCGCGCCGATCACGAGGCGCGACTCGCGCTGCTGGGCGATGCCGCGCGCGCAGAGCCCGACGCGAGCGGAGCGCACCCGTAA
- a CDS encoding SDR family NAD(P)-dependent oxidoreductase has translation MRFAGKVAVVTGAASGIGKASVLKLASEGAHVFAADIDEAGGRALAEQSNGKIDFVRCDVTKPGDIEALMNEAAAKAGGIDIVFNNAAAGGDRAPIDEISPEGWDRTMDLVLKSVAMGIRYAAPHMKGRKGASIVNTASVAALGAGYSPIAYAVAKAGVLHLSKVAATDLAQYGIRVNAICPGFINTNIFTASLEVPGELKTQANEVIAQMSANAQPVARGGQPEDIANAVAYLASEESSFMTGTHLLVDGGLTIGQRHAWDKETPGMFDALLAMEEAAKAGAAA, from the coding sequence ATGCGATTCGCAGGCAAGGTAGCCGTCGTCACCGGCGCAGCGTCGGGCATCGGCAAAGCATCGGTCTTGAAACTGGCCAGCGAGGGCGCGCATGTCTTTGCCGCCGACATCGATGAAGCGGGCGGTCGCGCACTCGCCGAGCAGTCGAACGGCAAGATCGATTTCGTCCGCTGCGACGTTACCAAGCCCGGCGATATCGAGGCGTTGATGAACGAAGCGGCGGCGAAAGCCGGCGGCATCGATATCGTCTTCAACAATGCCGCCGCGGGCGGCGACCGCGCGCCGATCGACGAGATCAGCCCCGAAGGCTGGGACCGGACGATGGACCTGGTGCTGAAGTCGGTCGCGATGGGCATCCGTTATGCCGCGCCGCATATGAAGGGCCGCAAGGGCGCGAGCATTGTTAATACGGCGAGTGTCGCGGCGCTCGGCGCGGGCTATTCGCCGATCGCCTATGCGGTCGCCAAGGCGGGCGTGCTGCATCTCAGCAAGGTCGCGGCGACTGATCTGGCGCAATATGGTATCCGCGTGAACGCCATCTGCCCCGGATTCATCAATACGAACATCTTCACCGCCTCGCTCGAAGTGCCGGGCGAACTCAAGACGCAGGCGAATGAAGTGATCGCGCAGATGAGCGCGAATGCGCAGCCCGTCGCGCGCGGCGGTCAGCCCGAGGATATCGCCAACGCCGTCGCCTATCTGGCGAGCGAGGAATCGAGCTTCATGACCGGCACGCATCTTCTCGTCGACGGCGGGCTCACGATCGGCCAGCGCCATGCTTGGGACAAGGAAACGCCGGGCATGTTCGACGCTCTGCTCGCGATGGAGGAAGCGGCAAAGGCCGGGGCCGCCGCGTGA
- a CDS encoding acyl-CoA dehydrogenase family protein: MSDLDAFRAEVRSWLEANCPAEMREPIREEGDVCWGGRNWTFKNQAQKQWLEACVAKGYTVPDWPKPYGGAGLTPEQTKVLKQEMKRINARSPLDSFGIWMLGPALLQFGTEEQKVQYLNPIARGEIRWCQGYSEPGSGSDLVSLQTFGEDKGDHWVVNGSKIWTSYADKADWIFCLVRTDKANKYQGITFMLFDMASKGVTTKPILLISGNSPFCETFFDDVEVPKTQYIGEINRGWDVAKYLLGHEREMISGGGAGGDMVSIGGAFAKAIGKNAAGELDDPILRAEMAAFDVDVFAYRAMGERFMDMWKTGRAHPASSNMMKYVGTELNKRRHELVMSGGGSEALEWDSEETKGGARARGWLRTKANSIEGGTSEVMLNVIAKRILDLPGA, encoded by the coding sequence ATGAGCGATCTGGACGCTTTTCGCGCCGAAGTGCGCAGCTGGCTGGAGGCGAACTGCCCTGCCGAAATGCGCGAGCCCATCCGCGAAGAAGGCGATGTCTGCTGGGGCGGACGCAATTGGACCTTCAAGAATCAGGCCCAGAAGCAATGGCTCGAGGCCTGTGTGGCAAAGGGTTATACCGTGCCCGATTGGCCGAAGCCCTATGGCGGCGCCGGGCTGACTCCCGAGCAGACCAAGGTCCTCAAACAGGAAATGAAGCGCATCAACGCGCGCTCGCCGCTTGATAGCTTCGGCATCTGGATGCTCGGCCCCGCGCTGCTGCAATTCGGCACCGAGGAGCAGAAGGTTCAATATCTGAACCCGATCGCGCGCGGCGAAATCCGCTGGTGCCAGGGATATTCGGAGCCCGGATCGGGCAGCGATCTCGTCAGCTTGCAGACCTTCGGTGAGGACAAGGGCGATCATTGGGTCGTCAACGGGTCGAAGATCTGGACGAGCTATGCCGACAAGGCCGACTGGATTTTCTGCCTCGTCCGCACCGACAAGGCGAACAAATATCAGGGCATCACCTTCATGCTCTTCGACATGGCGAGCAAGGGCGTCACGACCAAGCCGATCCTGCTGATCAGCGGTAACAGCCCGTTCTGCGAAACCTTCTTCGACGATGTCGAAGTGCCGAAGACGCAATATATCGGCGAGATCAACCGCGGCTGGGACGTCGCCAAATATCTGCTGGGCCACGAACGCGAGATGATCTCGGGCGGCGGCGCTGGCGGCGACATGGTCAGCATCGGCGGCGCATTCGCCAAGGCGATCGGCAAGAATGCGGCGGGCGAACTCGACGATCCGATCCTGCGCGCAGAAATGGCGGCGTTCGACGTCGACGTATTTGCCTATCGCGCGATGGGCGAGCGTTTCATGGACATGTGGAAGACCGGCCGCGCGCATCCCGCCAGCTCGAACATGATGAAATATGTCGGCACCGAACTCAACAAGCGCCGCCATGAACTGGTGATGTCGGGCGGCGGCAGCGAGGCGCTCGAATGGGATAGCGAAGAGACGAAGGGCGGGGCGCGGGCGCGCGGCTGGCTGCGCACCAAGGCCAATTCGATCGAAGGCGGGACGAGCGAAGTCATGCTCAACGTTATCGCCAAGCGTATTCTCGACCTGCCCGGAGCCTGA
- a CDS encoding acyl-CoA dehydrogenase family protein yields MPLYHNDDQAMLKDSVAPFVAEQAPVSHLRGLRDSADATGFSRDLWAQFTEMGLPGMLVPEEHGGLGMGHMEAGIVLEEIGRNLTPSPFLSTSVGAVAALAKAGGTQAGRWLPAIASGEAIVALAIDEGAKHRPDRIATTATRAGNGFRLDGKKSFVLHGHVADVSIVAAKTDGGITLFAVPKDAKGVTADPRRLVDSSLASHVTLDGVEVDADAVIGEVDAGQQILDALLAATRTGSAAELVGVGQGAMDMTVNYLKERKQFGKLIGEFQGLQHRAAHLYGEMEVARATVMKAQQLLDEGSEGAKLMVSVAKAKAGRAANLAVREGVQMHGGIGMTDEYDIGLYMKRDRALAEFMGDVHYHIDQVARMNGY; encoded by the coding sequence ATGCCTCTCTATCACAATGACGATCAGGCGATGCTCAAGGACAGCGTCGCACCCTTCGTGGCCGAACAGGCGCCGGTGTCGCACCTGCGTGGGCTCCGCGACAGCGCCGATGCCACAGGCTTTTCGCGCGACCTTTGGGCGCAGTTCACCGAAATGGGCCTGCCGGGCATGCTCGTTCCCGAGGAACATGGCGGGCTCGGCATGGGGCATATGGAGGCGGGCATCGTGCTCGAGGAAATTGGCCGCAACCTGACTCCGTCACCCTTCCTGTCGACCAGCGTCGGTGCGGTTGCGGCGCTTGCCAAGGCGGGTGGCACGCAGGCGGGCCGGTGGCTCCCCGCCATTGCCAGCGGAGAAGCGATTGTCGCGCTCGCGATCGATGAAGGCGCCAAGCATCGCCCTGACCGTATCGCGACGACCGCGACGCGTGCGGGCAACGGATTCCGGTTGGACGGCAAGAAAAGCTTCGTTCTCCACGGCCATGTTGCCGACGTCAGCATCGTCGCGGCAAAGACCGACGGCGGCATCACGCTGTTCGCGGTGCCGAAGGACGCGAAGGGCGTGACCGCCGATCCGCGGCGGCTCGTCGATTCGAGCCTCGCCAGCCATGTCACGCTCGATGGCGTCGAAGTCGATGCCGATGCAGTGATCGGCGAAGTCGATGCGGGTCAGCAGATCCTCGACGCGCTGCTCGCTGCAACGCGAACCGGTTCGGCCGCCGAGTTGGTCGGCGTCGGGCAGGGCGCGATGGACATGACGGTCAATTACCTCAAGGAACGCAAGCAGTTCGGCAAGCTGATCGGCGAGTTCCAGGGGCTCCAGCACCGCGCCGCGCATCTTTACGGCGAAATGGAAGTCGCGCGCGCCACGGTGATGAAGGCGCAGCAACTGCTCGATGAAGGCAGCGAAGGCGCGAAGCTGATGGTCTCGGTCGCGAAAGCCAAAGCCGGTCGCGCCGCCAACCTCGCGGTGCGCGAAGGCGTGCAGATGCACGGCGGCATCGGCATGACCGACGAATATGACATCGGCCTCTATATGAAACGCGACCGCGCGCTCGCCGAATTTATGGGCGATGTGCATTATCACATCGACCAGGTCGCGCGGATGAACGGCTATTGA
- a CDS encoding SDR family oxidoreductase, translating into MNLQDMFGLDGRIALVTGGSRGIGKMIVEGYLAAGAARVYISARKTAQIEEAVADFETRYPGKVIGLPVDLSTVEGCRALAKELEAREERLDILVNNAGAAWGEPFEGFPEAGWDKVMDINVKSPFFLTQALHGLLKAGGTADRPAKVINIGSIDGQRLNPWETYSYHASKAAILYLTKRLAARLVTDHILVTAIAPGAFQSDMNKAARDHGDAVAKSIPVKRIGVPEDMAGAAIFLASKAGDYVVGDTITVDGGLVHGDLRTSIDA; encoded by the coding sequence ATGAATCTTCAGGACATGTTCGGCCTCGACGGCCGCATCGCACTCGTCACCGGCGGCTCGCGCGGGATCGGCAAGATGATCGTCGAGGGCTATCTCGCCGCGGGCGCTGCGCGCGTCTATATCTCGGCGCGCAAGACCGCGCAGATCGAGGAAGCCGTCGCCGATTTCGAAACGCGCTATCCGGGCAAGGTCATCGGCCTGCCGGTCGACCTGTCGACCGTCGAGGGATGCCGCGCGCTCGCCAAGGAGCTCGAAGCGCGCGAGGAACGGCTCGACATTCTCGTCAACAATGCGGGCGCGGCGTGGGGCGAACCGTTCGAGGGCTTCCCCGAGGCGGGCTGGGACAAGGTGATGGACATCAACGTCAAATCGCCCTTCTTCCTGACGCAGGCGCTGCACGGATTGTTGAAAGCGGGTGGCACCGCCGACCGTCCGGCAAAGGTCATCAACATCGGCTCGATCGACGGCCAGCGGCTGAACCCGTGGGAAACCTACAGCTATCACGCGTCGAAGGCGGCGATCCTCTATCTCACCAAGCGCCTCGCCGCGCGGCTCGTCACCGATCACATCCTCGTTACCGCGATCGCCCCCGGCGCCTTCCAGTCGGACATGAACAAGGCGGCGCGCGACCATGGCGATGCGGTCGCCAAGAGCATCCCGGTCAAGCGCATCGGCGTGCCCGAAGATATGGCGGGCGCCGCGATCTTCCTCGCATCGAAGGCGGGCGACTATGTCGTCGGTGACACGATCACCGTCGACGGCGGTCTGGTCCACGGCGATTTGCGCACCAGCATCGACGCGTAA